A region from the Lolium perenne isolate Kyuss_39 chromosome 4, Kyuss_2.0, whole genome shotgun sequence genome encodes:
- the LOC127293604 gene encoding 5-methyltetrahydropteroyltriglutamate--homocysteine methyltransferase 1 — protein sequence MASHIVGYPRMGPKRELKFALESFWDKKSSAEDLEKVAADLRASIWKQMSEAGIKYIPSNTFSYYDQVLDTTAMLGAVPDRYSWTGGEIGHDTYFSMARGNATVPAMEMTKWFDTNYHFIVPELGPQTKFSYASHKAVSEYKEAKALGVDTVPVLVGPVSYLLLSKAAKGVEKSFSLLSLLGSILPIYKEVVAELKAAGASWIQFDEPTLVKDLAAHELAAFSSAYAELESSLSGLNVLVETYFADVPAESYKTLTSLCGVTAYGFDLVRGTKTLDLVKSAGFPSGKYLFAGVVDGRNIWADDLAASLSTLQSLEAVVGKDKLVVSTSCSLMHTAVDLVNETKLDSEIKSWLAFAAQKVVEVNALGKALAGQKDEAYFAANAAAQASRKSSPRVNNEEVQKAAAALKGSDHRRATTVSARLDAQQKKLNLPVLPTTTIGSFPQTMDLRRVRREYKAKKISEEAYVSAIKEEISKVVKIQEELDIDVLVHGEPERNDMVEYFGEQLSGFAFTANGWVQSYGSRCVKPPVIYGDVSRPNPMTVFWSKMAQDMTPRPMKGMLTGPVTILNWSFVRNDQPRFETCYQIALAIKKEVEDLEAGGIQVIQIDEAALREGLPLRKSEHAFYLDWAVHSFRITNCGVQDTTQIHTHMCYSNFNDIIHSIINMDADVITIENSRSDEKLLSVFREGVTYGAGIGPGVYDIHSPRIPSTEEIADRVNKMLAVLDTNILWVNPDCGLKTRKYAEVMPALKAMVDAAKLIRTQLASAK from the exons ATGGCGTCCCATATTGTTGGATACCCTCGCATGGGCCCCAAGAGGGAGCTCAAGTTCGCCTTGGAGTCTTTCTGGGACAAGAAGAGCAGCGCTGAGGATTTGGAGAAGGTTGCCGCCGACCTCAGGGCCAGCATCTGGAAGCAGATGTCAGAGGCTGGGATCAAGTACATTCCCAGCAACACCTTCTCATACTATGACCAGGTGCTTGACACAACTGCCATGCTTGGTGCTGTCCCCGACCGCTACTCTTGGACTGGCGGCGAGATTGGTCATGACACCTACTTCTCAATGGCCAGGGGCAATGCCACTGTCCCTGCCATGGAGATGACCAAGTGGTTTGACACCAACTA ccaCTTCATTGTACCCGAATTGGGCCCACAAACCAAGTTCTCATATGCTTCACACAAGGCTGTCTCTGAATACAAGGAGGCAAAGGCG CTTGGCGTTGACACTGTTCCAGTGCTTGTTGGACCAGTCTCATACTTGCTGCTCTCTAAGGCAGCGAAGGGTGTGGAGAAATCATTCTCCCTTCTTTCACTCCTTGGAAGCATTCTTCCCATCTACAA GGAGGTTGTTGCTGAGCTGAAGGCAGCTGGTGCTTCATGGATTCAGTTTGATGAGCCCACCCTTGTTAAGGACCTTGCTGCTCACGAATTGGCCGCATTCTCTTCGGCCTATGCTGAACTCGAGTCGTCACTCTCTGGATTGAATGTACTTGTTGAGACATACTTCGCTGATGTTCCTGCTGAGTCCTACAA GACCCTCACATCATTGTGTGGTGTGACCGCCTATGGTTTTGATCTTGTCCGTGGAACTAAGAcacttgatcttgtcaagagtgcGGGTTTCCCTTCTGGAAAGTATTTGTTTGCTGGTGTTGTAGATGGACGGAACATTTGGGCTGATGATCTTGCTGCATCTCTCAGCACTCTTCAGTCTCTTGAGGCTGTTGTTGGCAAGG ACAAGCTTGTGGTGTCCACCTCCTGCTCATTGATGCACACTGCCGTTGATCTTGTAAACGAGACTAAGCTTGACAGTGAGATTAAGTCATGGCTCGCTTTTGCTGCCCAAAAGGTAGTTGAGGTGAATGCACTTGGCAAGGCTTTGGCTGGTCAAAAGGATGAG GCTTACTTTGCAGCCAATGCTGCTGCTCAGGCCTCAAGGAAGTCTTCACCCAGAGTGAACAATGAGGAAGTTCAGAAGGCT GCGGCTGCTTTGAAGGGCTCTGACCACCGCCGTGCCACCACTGTTTCTGCTAGACTAGATGCTCAGCAGAAGAAGCTCAACCTTCCTGTCCTTCCAACAACCACAATCGGTTCATTCCCTCAGACAATGGACCTCAGGAGGGTCCGCCGTGAGTACAAGGCTAAGAA GATCTCTGAGGAAGCATATGTCAGTGCTATCAAGGAAGAAATTAGCAAGGTTGTGAAGATCCAAGAGGAGCTTGACATTGATGTGCTTGTGCATGGAGAGCCTGAG AGAaatgacatggttgagtactttggTGAGCAATTATCTGGTTTTGCATTCACTGCCAACGGATGGGTGCAATCTTACGGATCACGGTGTGTGAAGCCACCTGTTATCTATGGTGATGTCAGCCGCCCCAACCCCATGACGGTCTTCTGGTCCAAGATGGCCCAGGACATGACCCCTCGCCCAATGAAGGGAATGTTGACTGGCCCTGTCACAATCCTCAACTGGTCTTTTGTCAGGAATGACCAGCCAAG GTTTGAGACATGCTACCAGATTGCCCTTGCCATCAAAAAGGAGGTTGAGGATCTCGAAGCTGGTGGTATTCAG GTGATCCAGATCGACGAGGCTGCTCTAAGAGAGGGTCTGCCTCTGCGCAAGTCCGAGCATGCTTTTTACTTGGACTGGGCTGTCCACTCATTCAGAATCACTAACTGCGGTGTACAAGACACCACCCAG ATCCACACCCACATGTGCTACTCCAACTTCAACGATATCATCCACTCCATCATTAACATGGATGCCGATGTCATCACCATTGAGAACTCCCGTTCTGACGAGAAGCTCCTCTCTGTCTTCCGCGAGGGCGTGACCTACGGAGCTGGCATTGGCCCTGGTGTCTATGACATCCACTCTCCCAGGATCCCCTCCACAGAGGAGATTGCTGACCGCGTCAACAAGATGCTTGCCGTGCTCGACACCAACATCCTTTGGGTGAACCCTGACTGCGGTCTCAAGACGCGCAAGTACGCCGAGGTGATGCCTGCCCTTAAAGCCATGGTTGATGCCGCCAAGCTCATCCGCACCCAGCTCGCCAGCGCGAAATGA
- the LOC127293606 gene encoding protein FAR1-RELATED SEQUENCE 5, which produces MERGSDQGTPDSEMGDADNDSLGGYGTEMELDAAVSGSAGAAPYPTNARPSVHDGVDPFEGMEFDDEEDAWTFYNRYAHRVGFSTRISVMHRSRRDGAIMSRQFVCAKEGFRTYRGKNDALLLTASPSAAPGTEDTARGRRTRAVTRVGCKAMIRVKKQDNGKWLITKLETAHNHPLVPQDQSHCLRPHKPLSECGKQRAAYRRNGGPLLAIEPPPPPLTPHNTIAPSPPQQQYIRDGIGDAARVVLDYVKRMQAEDPAFFYAMQFVDGHPVGNVFWSDARARTAYRDFGDAVFLDDFCKRSKYELPLVTFTGVNHHCQPILFGCAVIRDSSEASFVWLFETLLLAMSGQHPASLTTEYDGAIRSAVRKVLHQTRHRICRRHILNEAQYRLSHLVPSFDDELVNCINMSGSVEEFEANWEALISKVDSGSVEWFDSVYSFRQQWVPVYLRDTFFGDEPSKLECTSRSSFFQPYIVAQTNSQSFIQQYEKALDSCYEKEMKEEFETKYSLPDIKTSSPIEKQGADLYTRTMFLKFQQELVDASASTLEMVEEDGKSCMYKVTASQGSEKPRMVQFNSSESFAKCNCQMFEYFGIVCRHILTVFAAQGVSALPSQYILRRWTKHAIDRSSNKKLDEDRSSNKKLDEDRSSNKKSDEVSRVKEPKEEQRSTIEDGEQSQTWRYNNLCREALRYAEEGASSVDVYIVAMHALQEAANKVNLAKRGIGQVAPLAVMPLASQPPESSGKFQDSYGQQRKRRRNSNNSRENSSPNQLMYMQQPANFLSVALSTSSASQGPNQIVAATPISLCTQYGQTSGSNNSTDGKTTSALVAADKFHGLSNKDALTLAPSSENIVQRGEAESSGAASHINESHELSQANGNKGSSTNMVNSTASPQLVTVPVGFCLPSVDNSKMSAAGMNSNSGGVTSNGNASSGLRQCQSSAQVPATHSETKTPADNTDSRVASEGSSIRAAAIAAGARIASPSDAASIIKAAQSKDAIHIRPGESLPNHLKPLAPKPLFPVPPVTVPSSVYASTSNMHPGQAGFGDSRAAKEAIFGSSDGSDDDEYDDDEDSDDEGLSGDEAEQE; this is translated from the exons ATGGAGCGAGGGAGCGACCAGGGCACGCCCGACAGCGAAATGGGCGACGCGGACAACGACAGCCTGGGCGGCTACGGCACGGAGATGGAGCTGGACGCCGCCGTCTCCGGCTCGGCCGGGGCGGCGCCGTACCCCACCAACGCCCGCCCCAGCGTCCACGACGGCGTCGACCCGTTCGAGGGCATGGAgttcgacgacgaggaggacgcctGGACCTTCTACAACCGCTACGCGCACCGCGTCGGCTTCAGCACCCGGATCAGCGTCATGCACCGCTCCCGCCGCGACGGCGCAATCATGTCGCGCCAGTTCGTCTGCGCCAAGGAGGGATTCCGCACCTACCGCGGCAAGAACGACGCCCTCCTCCTCACCGCCAGCCCCAGCGCCGCCCCCGGCACCGAAGACACCGCCCGGGGCCGCCGCACCCGGGCCGTCACCAGGGTCGGCTGCAAGGCCATGATCCGGGTCAAGAAGCAGGACAACGGCAAGTGGCTCATAACCAAGCTGGAGACCGCGCACAACCACCCCCTGGTCCCGCAGGACCAGTCGCACTGCCTGCGCCCGCACAAGCCGCTCTCAGAGTGCGGCAAGCAGCGCGCCGCCTACCGCCGAAACGGCGGCCCACTCCTCGCCATCGAGCCCCCACCTCCGCCTCTCACCCCTCACAACACCATTGCTCCATCACCTCCCCAGCAGCAGTACATCCGGGATGGCATTGGGGATGCCGCGCGGGTAGTTCTCGACTACGTCAAGCGCATGCAGGCGGAGGACCCGGCCTTCTTCTACGCCATGCAGTTCGTCGACGGCCACCCCGTGGGGAACGTCTTCTGGTCCGACGCCAGGGCAAGGACGGCGTACAGGGACTTCGGGGACGCCGTTTTCCTGGACGACTTCTGCAAAAGGAGCAAGTACGAGCTCCCCCTCGTCACTTTCACCGGAGTCAACCACCATTGCCAGCCGATCCTCTTCGGCTGCGCGGTCATCAGGGACAGCTCCGAGGCATCTTTTGTTTGGCTGTTCGAGACGCTCCTCTTGGCGATGTCTGGTCAGCACCCTGCCTCTCTCACCACCGAGTACGATGGCGCCATACGATCGGCTGTCCGCAAGGTTCTTCATCAGACTAGGCACCGCATCTGCAGGCGGCACATCTTGAATGAGGCCCAGTATAGGCTGTCGCATTTAGTCCCGTCTTTCGATGACGAGCTTGTCAATTGCATCAACATGTCTGGGTCAGTCGAAGAGTTTGAAGCGAATTGGGAGGCATTGATTTCGAAAGTTGATTCTGGAAGCGTTGAGTGGTTTGATTCAGTGTACAGTTTCCGCCAGCAGTGGGTCCCGGTATACTTGAGGGATACATTCTTCGGAGACGAGCCATCGAAGCTCGAGTGTACAAGCAGGAGCTCGTTTTTTCAACCTTACATCGTTGCCCAAACTAACTCGCAGTCATTCATCCAGCAGTACGAAAAGGCACTGGACAGCTGCTATGAGAAGGAGATGAAGGAGGAGTTTGAAACAAAGTATTCCCTTCCAGATATCAAGACATCATCTCCTATTGAGAAGCAAGGAGCAGACTTGTACACAAGGACAATGTTTTTGAAGTTCCAACAGGAATTGGTTGATGCCTCTGCTTCTACTTTGGAAATGGTAGAGGAGGATGGTAAGTCTTGCATGTATAAGGTGACTGCATCTCAAGGAAGTGAGAAGCCTCGTATGGTCCAGTTCAATTCTTCTGAGAGTTTCGCAAAATGTAACTGCCAGATGTTCGAATATTTCGGTATTGTCTGTAGGCATATTCTTACTGTCTTTGCTGCACAAGGTGTATCCGCACTTCCTTCTCAGTACATTTTGAGAAGATGGACCAAACATGCCATAGATAGAAGCTCGAACAAGAAACTGGATGAAGATAGAAGCTCGAACAAGAAATTGGATGAAGATAGAAGCTCGAACAAGAAATCGGATGAAGTTAGCCGAGTTAAAGAGCCCAAGGAGGAGCAAAGAAGTACTATTGAAGATGGCGAGCAATCTCAGACATGGCGGTACAATAATTTGTGTCGTGAAGCACTTAGGTATGCTGAAGAAGGAGCATCATCTGTAGATGTATATATTGTAGCAATGCACGCTCTTCAAGAGGCTGCTAACAAGGTCAATCTGGCCAAGAGAGGTATTGGACAAGTAGCACCATTggcagtgatgccacttgcatcaCAACCGCCAGAaagttctggaaaattccaggaTAGCTATGGTCagcaaaggaagagaagaaggaattcAAACAACTCAAGAGAGAATTCTTCACCAAATCAACTTATGTATATGCAACAACCTGCTAATTTTCTCTCTGTTGCTCTCAGTACATCAAGTGCTTCACAAGGGCCTAATCAGATAGTTGCTGCCACCCCTATTTCTTTGTGTACACAATACGGACAAACATCAGGTTCAAATAACTCAactgatggcaaaacaacgtctgCTTTGGTAGCTGCTGACAAGTTTCATGGATTGTCAAATAAAGATGCATTAACATTAGCACCTTCTTCAGAAAATATCGTGCAAAGAGGAGAAGCAGAATCTTCAGGGGCTGCTTCACACATTAATGAG AGCCATGAATTGTCCCAGGCTAATGGAAACAAGGGAAGCAGCACAAATATGGTAAATTCTACTGCCTCACCACAGCTTGTGACAGTTCCAGTTGGATTCTGCCTGCCTTCCGTAGACAACTCCAAGATGTCTGCAG CTGGGATGAATTCAAACTCCGGTGGTGTAACGAGTAATGGAAATGCATCATCTGGTCTTCGCCAATGTCAATCTTCTGCACAAGTGCCTGCTACACACTCAGAGACAAAAACACCTGCAGACAATACCGATTCCCGGGTAGCTTCTGAGGGCTCTTCTATAAGGGCTGCAGCCATTGCAGCGGGCGCACGCATCGCATCTCCATCTGATGCAGCTTCGATCATAAAAGCGGCACAGTCGAAAGATGCTATCCACATAAGGCCTGGGGAAAGCCTTCCAAATCACCTGAAACCGTTAGCCCCCAAACCGCTGTTCCCAGTACCACCAGTCACTGTGCCCAGTTCGGTGTATGCTTCCACTAGCAACATGCATCCTGGACAAGCTGGCTTTGGTGATTCCCGGGCAGCCAAGGAAGCAATTTTTGGTTCCTCAGATGGCAGTGATGATGATGAGTATGATGACGATGAAGACAGTGACGATGAGGGGCTATCTGGCGATGAGGCGGAACAAGAATAA